In the genome of Eschrichtius robustus isolate mEscRob2 chromosome 12, mEscRob2.pri, whole genome shotgun sequence, one region contains:
- the LOC137774076 gene encoding beta-defensin 110-like has product MSFLIAARSELEPKYRFERCQEVKGICKTFCDDVEYDYGYCIKWGIQCCI; this is encoded by the coding sequence ATGTCTTTCTTGATTGCAGCCAGAAGTGAACTTGAACCAAAGTATAGATTTGAGAGATGCCAAGAAGTGAAAGGAATATGTAAAACATTTTGTGATGACGTTGAATATGATTACGGATACTGCATTAAATGGGGAATTCAGTGCTGCATATAA